Within Sorghum bicolor cultivar BTx623 chromosome 2, Sorghum_bicolor_NCBIv3, whole genome shotgun sequence, the genomic segment ccaaaaagttttcaagattcttcgtcacatcgaatcttttggcatatgcatgaagcattaaatatagacgaaaataaaaactaattacacagtttacctgtaaatcgcgagatgaatcttttaatcctagttaatccagaattggacaatatttgccacaaacaaacgaaagtgctacagtatcgaaatccaaaatcttttcgcatctaaacaaggcctttcatAATACCAAAACATAACCTTTTTTCAATACAACCGTACTGTATGTACTTGGACATAGCATGATCATATCGTTTATGTTCACTACTCAAATGAAGTAACGCTTTGTATatctagagcatctccaacaaagaTTCAAGGGTTGCTCCTATATTTTGAGGCTCTCTCGATGATTATTTTATCGTCCAAAAATGAGTAATTTCTAGAACTCTTTTTTTAGGATAGAAAACAGTACTCTCCCTAGTGGTTTTTTAGCACAGAAATTTTGTCTTGTAGTATCGTATAGACctaaaatttgttttttttttcatatgatTTTTTTCTAGTTTAATTTTGCATCTCGATACATGAGTACATGTATGAATGTACTATAGATGTAccaagtttcaaaaaaattaaaTGACTAAAGTACGATTTTTGCAATAATTTGCATATTTTGGAGTATATTTTTTCACACCACGCAGCCCATATCTTTTTTCCATTCCAATTTATCATCTAATGAAACACCATCTTAAAGTTGTTCATTTATCTGGAAAAGTTATGATTGAAAATGTTATTCGTCGATTTATTACGAGAAAAATACAAACCATGGATACAGAAGTCTCGTGTCCCAGTCATAAATTTCCTATGCCGatagaataaaaaaaaatataaagttAGTTGGAAAACTAGATCTCCCTCTCCCTTGCAAATTTCTCTAGGTATAAAGGATTTGCATTCCATCTCTTTTTATTTCCCAAACGATGCCCTACGGAAATGTTTGTAAAATAAATATTTGCAGTTCTATTTGAGAGAAGCCATAACGATTGGAGTTCTATAATAGCCATTTTCTCTGTTCGTGAAACTGAAATCCCCTTTccctccaaaaaaaaaaatcctcacTCTTTCCCTTCCGCATTCTCGTTTCCCTCGCATCCTCCTCCTACATCTCCCTCCCAAGTCCCACCTCGCACACTCAGATTCCTGATTCCTCAGTGCCTCGCTGTCTCCACACACACCTCACCCCCAACCATGGCGAACGCCGCCGACGACCTGGACCTCCTGCTCTCGCTGGGCGAGGCCGTCCCGGAGACCCCTCCCGCCTCCCCCCGCGCCGCTGCCGATGGCCCCGTGTGCGACGGCGCCTTCACACCACCAAGGACGGCGCGCCCCGGCGGCACCGACATGTCCGTTTTCCGCGACGTCGTCAAGGATTACCTCGAGGCAACCCCCGAAACCACATCCCCGCTTGCCAATCGCCCCAAGCGGCCCAAGGCCACCGAAACCCTCGTCGACAAATACTCCGGCCTCCGCATCAAGCACCTCACGCTCTCTCCCCTTGAGATTAGCAATCGCTTCGCCGACATCCGATTTGTGCGCATCACCGCGCTAAAGTGAGGATCCTTTTCCAATTCACTCCGCTGCTGGATCATTCATGGTTTTCGCTCATCGATCGATTcgtcgggggggggggggcttttCTTCCATTTTCTGTTCCGCGTGCAGGAACTCTGTGAGGAGCGACAGGTTCTCCGGATGTTGGGCAACCGCGGGCGTGGTGCTGGACAAGGGCGTGCCGCGGGTGAGTGCCAAGGGGAGCAGCTACAGCATCTGGAAGATGGGCGCTCTGGACGAGACCGACGTATCTCTGTTCCTATTTGGGGACGCGCACGTTCACTACTCCGGTGCTGCTGTGGGTTCAGTTTTTGCTGTGTTCAATGGCAATGTCCGCATGGACAATGGGGTACTTCTCGGCTGGCATTTTGATTTTCTTAATCGTTTGGGTGATTTGTGCTCAGTGATTCCGTTGCTGATCTGAGTGTATGTTGGTGATGTTGTTGTGCAGGGCAAAGGGTTCTCTCTGAGTGTTGCTTCAGTGGGGCAAATGTTGAAGATGGGGGTTGCAGCAGACTTTGGTCTCTGCAAAGGCAAGAGGAAAGACGGGGTGGCATGCACCATGGCTATAAATAAGTATGTACCTCGACCTTGTGAGAATATGTATTGATATTT encodes:
- the LOC8063323 gene encoding protein MCM10 homolog, whose protein sequence is MANAADDLDLLLSLGEAVPETPPASPRAAADGPVCDGAFTPPRTARPGGTDMSVFRDVVKDYLEATPETTSPLANRPKRPKATETLVDKYSGLRIKHLTLSPLEISNRFADIRFVRITALKNSVRSDRFSGCWATAGVVLDKGVPRVSAKGSSYSIWKMGALDETDVSLFLFGDAHVHYSGAAVGSVFAVFNGNVRMDNGGKGFSLSVASVGQMLKMGVAADFGLCKGKRKDGVACTMAINKSTGSFCKFHSSKTSQKYTTGRVELKGGNFKFASKLRSEGIYMVNPSSERSNPRNSFQPVKVMSIDGLKRALSNADRVTNKNQSQGIRFLSHVTANTDNMEPKAPTNSSRNQQKSKVSLNKSLSSSSAKALPKQGLRKPQQDVKRRKVNNPTENIVELDAVSSDDDEINIVLRR